A single Bifidobacterium asteroides DNA region contains:
- the proB gene encoding glutamate 5-kinase — MTGGEGSDEAAVRSRVAQARTMVVKVGSSSLTDPHGHLDLGRLRSLVGALASAAADGARLVLVTSGAIAAGFGTLGFDQRPGDVATQQATASVGQGLLMAQYETAFARYGLRVGQILITARDTTHAVQYRNARRTLCRLLDLGVIPIVNENDALASNEIRFGDNDHLSALIANIVSADALVLLTDVDALYSKPPSRPGALRIGFVPDVAAIMDQVDAQGSVSGLGTGGMSTKLEAARIAAASGMPVVLTRADLAGPALAGDRVGTLFAPIRPRGSSHRLWIKFASRPRGGYLVDQGAVKALRGGRASLLAAGARSVQGEFSAGDPVWIHDESGRQVAKGLSGYDSEEAQDMLGLNTKELRRRLGAHYAHPLVHRDSLVLV; from the coding sequence ATGACCGGCGGGGAGGGATCCGACGAGGCCGCGGTCCGTTCCCGGGTGGCCCAGGCCCGCACCATGGTGGTCAAGGTAGGATCCAGCTCCCTGACCGATCCCCATGGGCACCTGGACCTTGGCCGCCTGCGTTCGTTGGTGGGCGCCCTGGCCTCGGCTGCTGCGGATGGCGCCCGCCTGGTCCTGGTCACCTCCGGGGCCATCGCGGCCGGCTTCGGCACCCTGGGGTTTGACCAACGCCCCGGTGACGTGGCCACCCAGCAGGCTACGGCCTCAGTGGGCCAGGGTCTGCTCATGGCCCAGTACGAGACTGCCTTCGCCCGTTATGGTCTGCGTGTGGGCCAGATCCTGATCACCGCCCGTGACACCACCCATGCCGTCCAGTACCGCAACGCCCGGCGCACCCTCTGCCGTCTGCTGGATCTGGGGGTCATCCCCATCGTCAATGAGAACGATGCCCTGGCCAGCAACGAGATCCGTTTCGGCGACAACGACCACCTTTCGGCCCTGATCGCCAACATCGTCAGCGCCGATGCCCTGGTTCTGCTGACTGATGTGGACGCCCTCTACTCCAAACCCCCATCCCGGCCAGGGGCCCTCAGAATCGGCTTCGTGCCCGATGTGGCGGCCATCATGGACCAGGTGGATGCCCAGGGGTCCGTCTCCGGGCTGGGGACCGGGGGCATGTCCACCAAGCTGGAGGCGGCGCGGATTGCTGCGGCCTCCGGCATGCCTGTGGTTCTGACCCGCGCCGACCTTGCAGGTCCTGCCCTGGCCGGCGACAGGGTGGGCACCCTCTTCGCCCCCATCCGTCCGCGGGGCTCCTCGCATCGGCTCTGGATCAAGTTCGCCTCCCGTCCCCGGGGCGGCTATCTGGTGGATCAGGGTGCTGTCAAAGCCCTGCGCGGCGGTCGGGCCAGCCTGCTGGCGGCTGGTGCCAGATCTGTCCAGGGTGAGTTCTCTGCCGGGGATCCGGTCTGGATCCACGATGAGTCTGGCCGCCAGGTGGCCAAGGGCCTGTCCGGCTACGATTCCGAGGAGGCCCAGGACATGCTGGGCCTCAACACCAAGGAGCTCCGCCGCCGACTGGGCGCCCACTATGCCCACCCGCTGGTGCATCGGGACTCTCTGGTCCTGGTCTGA
- a CDS encoding pyridoxal phosphate-dependent aminotransferase — translation MAQWQTLSKRIDAVAPSATLAVDSKAKAMKAQGMNVISFGAGEPNFPTPDHIVQAAARACLDPRNHRYTPTAGLPRLKQAIADKTLRDSGYQIDPDQVVVTNGGKQAVYETFQILLNPGDEVIIPAPYWTSYPQMVLLAGGRPVPVLSGADQGYIPSLEQLEAARTERTRAIILNLPANPTGAIWDAGLVAAVDRWAIEHQIWVISDEIYEHLTYQGAHTPYPGALVPQVRDQLIVVNGVAKTYAMTGWRVGWLVAPLPVAQAAAKLQGHMTSNVANVSQQAALAALTGGLEDVDAMRSAFALRRRAIVDALNAMEGVTCPEPLGAFYAFADVTGLLNRPVGPQGTVCATSGELAEVILEQIQVAAVPGEAFGAPGCLRFSYALADDDLAEGMRRLGAWVSA, via the coding sequence ATGGCGCAATGGCAGACCCTGAGCAAACGCATAGACGCAGTGGCCCCCAGTGCCACTCTGGCGGTGGATTCAAAAGCCAAGGCCATGAAGGCCCAGGGCATGAATGTGATCAGCTTCGGTGCCGGCGAACCCAACTTTCCCACGCCTGACCACATAGTGCAGGCGGCGGCCCGCGCCTGTCTGGATCCGCGCAACCATCGCTATACGCCCACGGCGGGTCTGCCCCGATTGAAGCAGGCCATCGCCGACAAGACCCTGCGTGATTCGGGCTATCAAATCGACCCGGATCAGGTGGTGGTCACCAACGGCGGCAAGCAGGCCGTCTACGAGACCTTCCAGATCCTCTTGAACCCTGGCGATGAGGTCATCATCCCCGCTCCCTACTGGACCAGCTATCCTCAGATGGTTCTGCTGGCTGGCGGTCGGCCGGTTCCGGTGCTCAGCGGAGCCGACCAGGGCTATATCCCCAGCCTGGAGCAGCTGGAGGCGGCCCGAACCGAGCGCACCCGTGCCATCATCCTCAACCTGCCCGCCAACCCAACCGGGGCGATCTGGGACGCAGGCCTGGTGGCTGCCGTGGATCGCTGGGCCATCGAACACCAGATCTGGGTGATCAGCGACGAAATCTATGAGCACCTGACCTACCAGGGGGCGCATACCCCCTATCCGGGTGCTCTGGTGCCTCAGGTACGCGATCAGCTGATCGTGGTCAACGGCGTGGCCAAAACCTATGCCATGACAGGCTGGCGGGTGGGCTGGCTGGTCGCCCCCCTGCCGGTGGCCCAGGCGGCTGCCAAGCTTCAGGGGCACATGACCTCCAACGTGGCCAACGTCTCCCAGCAGGCTGCTCTGGCCGCCCTGACCGGCGGTCTGGAGGACGTGGATGCCATGCGGTCGGCCTTTGCCCTGCGGCGACGGGCCATTGTGGATGCCCTGAACGCCATGGAGGGGGTGACCTGCCCTGAGCCTCTGGGCGCCTTCTACGCCTTTGCCGACGTGACCGGTCTGCTGAATCGGCCAGTGGGACCGCAAGGCACGGTCTGCGCCACCTCGGGTGAGCTGGCCGAGGTCATCCTGGAGCAGATCCAGGTGGCGGCCGTGCCGGGTGAGGCCTTCGGCGCGCCCGGCTGCCTGCGTTTCTCCTACGCGCTGGCCGACGATGACCTGGCCGAGGGCATGAGGCGCCTTGGGGCCTGGGTCAGCGCCTGA